A single Staphylococcus muscae DNA region contains:
- a CDS encoding SDR family oxidoreductase, which produces MKLPFQINLENKVAVVTGGTGVIGSEMSKALAKCGAKVAMVGITDDSKGLVSEIEAMGGEAKVFLGDVTNKDEMERVRTEVHDTFGTVDILVNGAGGNSPRGTTDDERYSADSDKSGKTFFDLDAKNVGFVMDLNFLGTFIPSQVFGADMVDKSEAAIVNISSMNAFTPLTKIPAYSGAKSAVSNFTQWLSVYFSKTNIRVNAIAPGFLITAQNESLLLNEDGSYTARSEKILNATPMERFGKPEELIGALLFLVDTQSSSFINGVVLPVDGGFNAYSGV; this is translated from the coding sequence ATGAAATTACCTTTTCAAATAAATTTAGAAAATAAAGTTGCAGTTGTGACAGGCGGTACTGGAGTCATTGGTAGTGAGATGTCTAAAGCATTAGCGAAATGTGGTGCGAAAGTAGCGATGGTCGGTATTACAGATGACTCAAAAGGTCTTGTTTCTGAGATAGAAGCGATGGGTGGAGAAGCAAAAGTCTTTTTAGGCGATGTAACGAACAAAGATGAGATGGAGCGTGTTAGAACAGAAGTTCATGATACATTTGGGACTGTTGATATCTTAGTGAATGGCGCTGGTGGTAATTCGCCACGTGGCACAACAGATGATGAAAGATACAGTGCTGATAGTGACAAGAGTGGGAAAACATTTTTCGACTTAGATGCCAAAAATGTAGGATTTGTAATGGATCTGAACTTTTTAGGGACATTTATCCCATCACAAGTGTTTGGTGCAGATATGGTGGATAAATCAGAGGCAGCCATTGTTAATATTTCATCTATGAATGCATTTACGCCACTTACAAAAATTCCGGCATATAGTGGTGCCAAGTCAGCTGTGAGCAACTTTACACAATGGTTAAGTGTTTACTTCTCAAAAACGAATATTCGCGTGAATGCAATTGCACCTGGTTTTTTAATTACCGCACAAAATGAAAGCTTATTATTAAATGAAGACGGCAGTTACACAGCTCGTTCAGAAAAAATATTAAATGCAACACCAATGGAACGTTTTGGTAAACCAGAAGAACTAATAGGTGCTTTGTTATTCTTAGTTGATACGCAAAGTTCAAGCTTTATCAATGGTGTTGTTTTACCAGTCGATGGTGGATTTAATGCCTATTCAGGTGTTTAA
- the uidA gene encoding beta-glucuronidase, with product MLYPINTESRQVIDLSGVWQFKLVQRDEVVDPKSPLDTDQVMAVPGSYNDQGIIQEIRQHVGDVWYERNFVISRQMRDERIVLRFGSATHHATVYIDGEEVITHSGGFLPFEIDISQYAVGTHRLTVKVNNILTYETLPVGTFEEVERNGKTILKNSPNFDFFNYAGLHRPVKIYTTPKCYIQDIRIVPTVNDNGTSDVKYEIDVAGDTASVDRIKVSVVDAKGHVVAEDEGQSGDIHIDSPHLWQPMNAYLYRLEVALYHEETCIDVYEERFGIRSVEVKDGQFLINGSPFYFKGFGKHEDTYYHGRGLNETANVLDINLMKWIGANSFRTSHYPYSEEMMRLADEQGIVVIDETTAVSLHLNFMATLGGTSDNDTWKGLKTHQAHREVIEGLIQRDKNHACVVMWSIANEPESNAPGAKEYFAPFVQLARDLDPQQRPVTIVTILTASPETCEVQNLIDVICLNRYYGWYTQTGDLEGAKEALAKELDTWTEKQPGKPIMFTEYGADTIAGFHAIDDQVFTEEYQLAYYKANHEVVDRYPNFVGEQTWNFADFETSNGIFRAQGNKKGIFTRERRPKLIAHYFKERWHEIPDFGYKTK from the coding sequence ATGTTATATCCTATAAATACAGAATCAAGACAAGTCATCGATCTCTCAGGTGTATGGCAATTTAAACTTGTACAAAGAGATGAAGTCGTTGATCCGAAAAGCCCCTTAGATACAGATCAAGTGATGGCAGTTCCAGGTTCGTATAATGATCAAGGAATTATACAAGAAATTCGTCAACATGTTGGAGACGTATGGTATGAGCGCAATTTTGTTATTTCGAGACAAATGAGAGATGAACGCATTGTATTAAGATTTGGCTCAGCAACACATCATGCTACTGTCTATATCGATGGTGAAGAAGTCATCACACATTCAGGAGGCTTTTTACCATTTGAAATTGATATTAGTCAATATGCAGTGGGGACACATCGTCTCACAGTAAAAGTCAATAATATCTTGACGTATGAGACGTTACCAGTAGGTACATTTGAAGAAGTAGAACGCAATGGCAAGACGATATTAAAAAATAGTCCGAACTTTGACTTTTTCAATTATGCTGGGTTGCATCGTCCTGTGAAAATATACACAACACCGAAATGTTATATTCAAGACATTCGTATTGTACCAACAGTGAATGACAATGGTACAAGCGATGTAAAATATGAAATTGATGTAGCGGGAGATACAGCATCAGTTGATCGTATTAAGGTATCAGTTGTAGATGCCAAAGGTCATGTAGTCGCAGAAGATGAAGGACAATCAGGTGATATCCATATTGACAGTCCACATTTATGGCAACCGATGAATGCATATTTATATCGATTAGAAGTTGCGTTATATCATGAAGAGACATGTATTGATGTTTATGAAGAGCGCTTCGGTATTCGTTCAGTTGAAGTGAAAGATGGTCAATTTTTAATTAATGGAAGTCCATTTTATTTTAAAGGCTTTGGTAAGCATGAAGATACGTACTATCATGGACGTGGTCTGAATGAAACAGCCAATGTTTTAGATATTAACTTGATGAAGTGGATTGGCGCCAACTCATTTAGAACATCACATTATCCATATTCTGAAGAGATGATGCGACTCGCAGATGAGCAAGGTATTGTTGTGATTGATGAGACGACAGCAGTTAGCTTACACTTAAACTTTATGGCAACGTTAGGTGGCACGAGTGACAATGATACTTGGAAAGGGTTAAAAACACATCAAGCACACCGTGAAGTGATTGAAGGGTTGATTCAGCGGGATAAAAACCATGCTTGCGTTGTCATGTGGTCAATTGCGAATGAACCTGAGTCCAATGCACCGGGTGCTAAAGAATACTTTGCGCCATTTGTACAACTAGCAAGAGACTTAGATCCACAACAACGACCTGTGACAATTGTAACAATATTAACAGCTAGTCCAGAAACTTGTGAAGTACAAAACTTAATTGATGTAATTTGTTTAAATCGTTATTATGGCTGGTACACACAAACAGGTGATCTGGAAGGTGCAAAAGAAGCACTAGCGAAAGAATTGGATACATGGACTGAGAAGCAACCGGGTAAACCAATTATGTTTACAGAGTATGGTGCAGATACAATTGCAGGATTCCATGCAATCGACGATCAAGTATTTACGGAAGAATATCAATTAGCATATTATAAAGCAAATCATGAAGTTGTCGATCGATATCCAAACTTTGTTGGAGAACAAACTTGGAACTTTGCTGACTTTGAAACAAGCAATGGCATTTTCCGAGCGCAAGGCAATAAAAAAGGTATATTTACTCGTGAGCGTAGACCGAAATTGATTGCACATTATTTCAAAGAACGTTGGCATGAAATTCCTGATTTTGGTTATAAAACGAAATAG
- a CDS encoding type I toxin-antitoxin system Fst family toxin yields MLENVAVGIISGCIVAMFAQWLGNRNKQK; encoded by the coding sequence ATGTTAGAGAATGTTGCAGTCGGAATCATAAGCGGCTGTATTGTTGCAATGTTTGCTCAATGGCTAGGTAATCGCAACAAGCAAAAATAA
- the folE2 gene encoding GTP cyclohydrolase FolE2, whose amino-acid sequence MTEFDLSTREGRWKHFGSVDPIKGTKPTTKAEMTDLQSTHKNFLFEIEQVGIKNLVYPVWIDQFQTAGNFSFSTSLNQDEKGINMSRILEAVESEYDNGIRLEFDALTSLLHTLKSRMNQHSAGVDVSGKWFFNRLSPVTGIKAVGHADVSYGLAVQDDEVTRKTLTLTAAVTTLCPCSKEISEYSAHNQRGIITVKAYIDKHSTLPSDYKEVLLDAMEANASSMLYPILKRPDEKSVTERAYENPRFVEDLIRLIAADLVEVRWLTGFDIECRNEESIHQHDAFAKLTYRQP is encoded by the coding sequence ATGACTGAATTTGATTTATCAACGCGTGAAGGCCGTTGGAAACATTTTGGTTCAGTGGACCCGATTAAAGGAACAAAGCCAACAACCAAAGCAGAGATGACCGACCTTCAAAGTACGCATAAAAACTTTTTGTTTGAAATTGAACAAGTAGGTATCAAGAACCTTGTTTACCCCGTATGGATTGATCAGTTTCAAACTGCGGGTAACTTCAGCTTTTCAACAAGCTTAAATCAAGATGAAAAAGGCATTAACATGAGCCGTATTTTAGAAGCAGTAGAATCAGAATACGATAATGGCATTCGCTTAGAGTTTGATGCACTCACGTCACTTTTGCATACACTTAAGTCACGCATGAACCAGCACAGCGCTGGTGTCGATGTCTCAGGCAAATGGTTTTTCAATCGACTCAGTCCTGTTACAGGAATCAAAGCAGTCGGTCATGCTGATGTGTCATACGGCTTAGCTGTACAAGATGACGAAGTGACACGTAAAACGCTGACTTTAACAGCCGCTGTCACAACACTTTGCCCATGTTCAAAAGAAATCAGTGAGTATTCTGCACATAATCAACGAGGTATTATCACTGTTAAAGCATACATTGATAAGCATTCGACACTGCCGTCAGACTACAAGGAAGTCTTATTAGATGCGATGGAAGCCAATGCGAGCTCAATGTTGTATCCTATCTTAAAAAGACCGGATGAAAAAAGCGTTACAGAACGTGCCTATGAAAACCCACGATTTGTGGAGGATTTAATTCGACTCATTGCAGCCGATTTGGTAGAAGTAAGATGGCTCACAGGCTTTGACATTGAATGTCGTAATGAAGAATCGATTCATCAACATGATGCTTTTGCAAAACTAACATATCGTCAGCCGTAA
- the bshB2 gene encoding bacillithiol biosynthesis deacetylase BshB2 encodes MTSEKHVLVIFPHPDDETFSSAGTLARFVNQGVPVTYACLTLGQMGRHLGNPPFATRESLPTIRERELEQAMKEIGITDLRKMGLRDKTVEFEPYDEMDAMVQALIDETQPTTIISFYPGYAVHPDHEATADAVVRTVGRMPEAERPKLWLVAFSNDAYDALGEPDIVNDVSAYKDHKLRAFKAHASQTGPFLEQLANPDRDVSGAPNDAETYLSKEFYWTYRFE; translated from the coding sequence ATGACATCTGAAAAACATGTATTAGTCATCTTTCCACATCCTGACGACGAGACATTCTCTTCGGCAGGGACGTTAGCGCGTTTTGTCAATCAAGGCGTTCCAGTGACATACGCTTGCTTAACACTTGGACAAATGGGAAGACACTTGGGAAATCCCCCTTTTGCGACACGTGAATCACTGCCAACTATTCGTGAACGCGAACTGGAACAAGCGATGAAAGAGATTGGGATTACAGACTTGCGCAAAATGGGTTTGCGCGATAAAACGGTAGAGTTTGAACCATACGATGAGATGGATGCAATGGTGCAAGCGTTGATCGATGAGACACAACCGACTACGATTATTTCATTTTACCCAGGTTATGCTGTGCATCCAGATCATGAAGCAACTGCAGATGCAGTCGTTCGCACAGTGGGACGCATGCCAGAAGCGGAGCGCCCAAAGTTATGGCTTGTCGCATTTAGTAATGATGCATATGATGCGCTCGGTGAACCTGATATCGTCAATGATGTTTCAGCATACAAAGACCATAAATTACGTGCATTCAAAGCACACGCATCACAGACAGGCCCATTCCTTGAACAATTGGCAAACCCTGATAGAGATGTCTCTGGTGCACCAAATGACGCAGAAACATACTTATCTAAAGAATTTTATTGGACTTATCGTTTTGAATAA
- a CDS encoding YojF family protein has product MQPITNEAVQALLDQFANKPVYLHVETTNGAYANHFDQRVFNAGTFLRNIQVTFQHAQLKGGDKDPFRIGLKLDNNGWVYVQGLTHYELNDNGEFLLAGFNYEGQLAAALEISHHPFET; this is encoded by the coding sequence TTGCAACCGATTACCAATGAAGCTGTTCAAGCGTTGTTAGATCAATTTGCGAATAAGCCTGTCTACTTACACGTTGAAACAACAAATGGAGCATACGCCAACCACTTTGATCAACGTGTCTTTAATGCAGGAACTTTTTTACGAAATATCCAAGTCACTTTTCAGCATGCACAACTCAAAGGTGGCGACAAAGATCCGTTTCGCATCGGCTTGAAGTTAGATAACAATGGCTGGGTCTACGTACAAGGACTCACGCATTACGAATTAAATGACAATGGTGAATTTTTACTTGCTGGTTTTAACTATGAAGGACAGTTGGCAGCCGCACTTGAAATCAGCCATCATCCATTTGAAACATAA
- a CDS encoding MurR/RpiR family transcriptional regulator — translation MKIENRIQKYRHILTKTDQKIATYIMKLKDNADMSTIHAMAMSVDVSPSSITRFVYKLGYDSFQSFRFAILHEQQTEKIDNSPSIQVLHQHYMSILNHTGEFIVEDDLMYLVQAIQESEKVIFIGIGSSGLSAQEFYFRTARMGFNTIAITDAHLMAIIGQMCNPHTTIVALTNSGATKEIITSIAHGRASGAKVIALSHFETDILTRHCTRIITTADKRHTHDTYFINSQLSNQFIIDLVSYHLLQDPTCLEHYSKSHHELMSKHSHSKNSNDFTQ, via the coding sequence ATGAAAATTGAAAATCGTATTCAAAAGTATCGACATATATTGACGAAAACAGATCAAAAAATAGCGACATACATCATGAAATTAAAAGATAATGCAGACATGAGTACGATTCATGCAATGGCGATGTCTGTCGATGTCTCACCTTCTAGTATTACACGCTTCGTCTATAAACTTGGTTATGATAGCTTTCAATCTTTTCGTTTTGCCATCTTACATGAACAACAAACTGAAAAAATTGATAATAGTCCTTCGATACAAGTGTTACATCAGCACTATATGTCTATTCTTAATCACACAGGAGAATTTATCGTAGAAGATGACTTGATGTATTTAGTACAAGCCATTCAAGAGAGTGAGAAAGTCATTTTCATCGGTATCGGTAGTTCTGGGTTAAGTGCACAAGAGTTTTATTTCCGTACTGCACGCATGGGGTTTAATACCATTGCGATAACAGATGCACATTTGATGGCGATTATCGGTCAAATGTGTAACCCACATACGACCATTGTTGCCCTTACCAATAGTGGGGCCACAAAGGAAATCATTACAAGCATTGCACATGGACGAGCAAGTGGTGCAAAGGTCATCGCACTATCTCATTTTGAAACAGACATACTGACACGCCATTGTACACGAATTATTACAACAGCAGACAAACGTCACACTCATGATACTTACTTCATCAATAGTCAACTCTCTAACCAGTTCATTATTGATCTTGTTAGTTATCATTTATTACAAGATCCAACATGCTTAGAACACTACTCAAAGAGCCATCATGAACTGATGTCAAAACACAGTCATTCTAAAAATTCTAATGATTTTACGCAATAA
- a CDS encoding maltose/glucose-specific PTS transporter subunit IIC produces MSKLFDRAQQFGKSFMLPIAILPAAGLLLGIGGALSNPNTIKAYPVLDIPFLQHIFVLMSAAGNIVFQNLPVLFAIGVAVGLAKSDKGTAGLASMLGFLIMNATMNALLTITDNLAASDELAKAGQGMALGIQTVETGVFGGIIVGILTAVLHNKYNKVNLPQFLGFFGGSRFVPIVTSFAAIFLGVVMFFVWPAVQAVIFGAGGLVNKTGVIGTLIYGFILRMLGPFGLHHIFYLPFWQTALGGSLEINGKLVQGTQNIFFAQLGDPNVQHYYEGVSRYMSGRFITMMFGLLGAALAIYHTAKPEKKKVVGGLMLSAALTSFLTGITEPLEFSFLFVAPLLYVVHAVLDGLAFMMADIFNITVGQTFSGGFIDFILFGVLQGQAKTNYLWIIPIGLVWFALYYVIFRFLITKFNFKTPGREDEETVQSVEKSERVQTIIEGLGGADNIEVVDCCATRLRVTLKDGTQVDEEKLKTTESRGIIRKGNGIQIVYGPHVTSIKNEVEEAL; encoded by the coding sequence ATGAGTAAACTTTTTGATAGAGCTCAGCAGTTTGGGAAGTCATTTATGTTGCCGATTGCCATATTACCGGCAGCAGGTCTTTTACTAGGGATTGGTGGTGCATTGAGCAATCCGAACACAATCAAAGCATATCCAGTATTAGATATTCCATTTTTACAACATATTTTTGTATTGATGAGTGCCGCTGGTAACATTGTCTTTCAAAATTTGCCAGTGTTATTTGCGATAGGTGTCGCAGTCGGACTTGCAAAAAGTGATAAAGGAACGGCAGGATTAGCTTCAATGTTAGGTTTCCTAATTATGAATGCGACGATGAATGCATTGCTAACTATTACAGATAACCTAGCTGCAAGTGATGAACTTGCTAAGGCAGGTCAAGGTATGGCACTTGGAATACAAACAGTGGAAACAGGTGTGTTTGGTGGGATTATCGTAGGGATACTGACAGCAGTCTTACACAATAAATACAATAAAGTGAACCTACCACAGTTTTTAGGATTTTTCGGCGGTTCTCGCTTTGTTCCAATTGTTACATCATTTGCTGCTATCTTTTTAGGTGTAGTGATGTTCTTCGTATGGCCGGCAGTACAAGCTGTTATTTTTGGTGCAGGTGGCTTAGTGAATAAAACAGGTGTCATTGGAACGTTGATTTATGGATTTATTTTACGTATGCTTGGACCTTTTGGATTGCATCACATTTTCTATCTACCATTCTGGCAAACAGCATTAGGTGGATCGTTAGAAATTAATGGCAAATTGGTACAGGGTACGCAAAATATTTTCTTTGCACAATTGGGAGACCCAAATGTTCAGCACTATTATGAAGGGGTATCTCGTTATATGTCAGGTCGTTTTATTACGATGATGTTTGGCTTGTTAGGTGCGGCATTAGCGATTTATCATACAGCAAAACCAGAAAAGAAAAAAGTAGTTGGTGGGCTCATGCTGTCTGCAGCGTTAACATCATTTTTAACAGGTATTACAGAACCGCTTGAGTTTAGCTTCTTATTTGTGGCGCCATTATTATATGTTGTTCATGCTGTATTAGACGGTTTGGCATTTATGATGGCAGATATTTTCAATATTACAGTTGGACAAACATTTAGTGGTGGCTTTATTGACTTTATCTTATTCGGTGTTTTACAAGGACAAGCAAAGACGAATTATCTGTGGATTATTCCAATTGGACTTGTTTGGTTCGCACTGTACTATGTGATTTTTAGATTTTTAATTACAAAATTCAACTTTAAAACACCGGGACGTGAAGATGAAGAAACTGTCCAATCAGTTGAGAAAAGTGAGCGAGTACAAACGATTATCGAAGGACTAGGTGGCGCTGACAATATCGAAGTGGTTGATTGCTGTGCAACTCGATTGCGTGTGACGTTAAAAGATGGTACACAAGTAGATGAGGAGAAATTAAAAACAACTGAATCTAGGGGGATTATTCGAAAAGGTAATGGTATTCAAATTGTTTATGGTCCCCACGTAACATCAATTAAAAATGAAGTAGAAGAAGCTTTATAA
- a CDS encoding N-acetylmannosamine-6-phosphate 2-epimerase: MKLPKGLIVSCQALEDEPLHSSFIMSKMALAAKEGGAVGIRANSKEDIIAIKQEVDLPVIGIVKRDYDNSSVFITATKQEVDELLESGCEVIALDATLRERPAEALEELVQYIRNEAPEVELMADIATLEEAKNADRLGFDYIGTTLHGYTEETQGKVLYQDDFAFLTDVLDNVEQKVIAEGNVITPEMLKAVFDKGVYASVVGGAITRPRDITKRFVSLIQ; encoded by the coding sequence ATGAAGTTACCAAAAGGATTAATCGTCTCTTGTCAGGCGTTAGAAGATGAACCGCTTCACTCATCATTTATTATGAGTAAGATGGCACTCGCAGCAAAAGAAGGCGGTGCAGTTGGTATTAGAGCAAACTCGAAAGAAGATATTATCGCAATTAAACAAGAAGTGGATTTACCAGTGATTGGCATTGTAAAACGTGATTACGACAATTCTTCTGTTTTTATTACAGCAACGAAACAAGAAGTGGATGAGTTATTAGAAAGTGGTTGTGAAGTCATTGCATTGGATGCGACATTGCGTGAACGCCCAGCAGAAGCTTTAGAAGAATTGGTACAGTATATTAGAAATGAAGCACCAGAAGTTGAATTAATGGCAGATATTGCTACATTAGAAGAAGCGAAAAATGCAGATCGTCTCGGGTTTGATTATATCGGTACGACATTACACGGCTATACAGAAGAGACACAAGGGAAGGTACTTTATCAAGATGATTTTGCCTTTTTAACAGATGTCTTGGACAATGTAGAACAAAAAGTCATCGCAGAAGGTAACGTGATAACGCCAGAAATGCTGAAAGCCGTTTTTGACAAAGGTGTTTATGCGTCAGTTGTTGGGGGTGCTATTACACGTCCACGAGATATTACGAAGCGTTTTGTAAGCTTGATTCAATAG
- the nagB gene encoding glucosamine-6-phosphate deaminase, whose translation MKITNIGDKKQASFYVATELYKQMIHKKESKLGLATGGTMIEMYEALVSLLEKNQPDVSQVETFNLDEYIGLDAEHPASYHQYMNNILFDQYKGFDSAKCHLPNGVADNPEVEANRYEALLDEKGPMDLQILGIGQNGHIGFNEPGTAFDSVTHRVDLTDSTIEANSRYFDDKADVPKQAISMGLRSIMKAKRIILLAFGEHKKEAITQLASGNITTDVPATILHLHPNVEVYVDDAAMPD comes from the coding sequence ATGAAAATTACAAATATTGGAGACAAGAAGCAAGCCTCATTCTATGTCGCAACAGAACTGTACAAACAAATGATACACAAAAAAGAAAGTAAGTTAGGGTTAGCGACAGGTGGTACGATGATTGAGATGTATGAAGCATTGGTGAGTTTGTTAGAGAAAAACCAACCAGATGTATCTCAAGTTGAAACGTTTAACCTTGATGAATATATCGGATTAGATGCAGAACATCCAGCAAGCTACCATCAATATATGAACAACATTTTATTTGATCAGTATAAAGGTTTTGATTCAGCCAAATGCCACTTGCCAAATGGTGTGGCTGATAATCCGGAAGTGGAAGCAAATAGATATGAAGCATTGTTAGATGAAAAAGGACCAATGGATCTTCAAATATTAGGTATCGGTCAGAATGGACACATCGGTTTTAATGAACCGGGCACTGCATTTGATAGTGTGACACATCGTGTTGATTTGACAGATAGCACGATTGAAGCGAACAGTCGATACTTTGATGATAAAGCAGATGTCCCGAAACAAGCCATTTCGATGGGGTTACGTTCTATTATGAAAGCGAAACGTATCATTTTATTGGCGTTTGGGGAACATAAAAAAGAAGCAATCACACAGCTGGCGTCAGGAAACATCACAACAGATGTACCGGCAACAATTCTACATTTACATCCAAATGTTGAAGTGTATGTTGATGATGCCGCAATGCCAGATTAA
- the hxlA gene encoding 3-hexulose-6-phosphate synthase has protein sequence MELQLAIDLLNKEEAAKLAEQVADYVDIVEIGTPIVINEGLPAVQHLKDNVKDEEVKVLADLKIMDAADYEVSQAVKFGADVVTILGVAEDASIKNAVAESHKHGKELLVDLIAVQDLEQRAKEIDEMGADYIAVHTGYDLQAEGQSPLESLRRVKSVINNAKVAVAGGIKPDTIKEVAAENPDLIIVGGGIANADDPREAAKQCREAIEG, from the coding sequence ATGGAATTACAATTAGCGATTGATTTATTAAATAAAGAAGAAGCAGCAAAATTAGCTGAACAAGTGGCAGATTATGTGGATATTGTCGAAATCGGTACACCAATTGTAATCAATGAAGGGCTACCAGCAGTACAACATTTGAAAGATAACGTGAAAGATGAAGAAGTTAAGGTTCTCGCAGACCTTAAAATTATGGATGCGGCAGATTATGAAGTGAGTCAAGCTGTGAAGTTTGGTGCAGATGTCGTCACAATTTTAGGTGTTGCTGAAGATGCATCTATTAAGAATGCAGTCGCAGAATCGCATAAACATGGCAAAGAATTATTAGTAGACTTAATTGCGGTACAAGATTTAGAACAACGTGCCAAAGAAATAGATGAGATGGGTGCAGATTATATTGCTGTGCATACTGGTTATGACTTGCAAGCTGAAGGGCAATCCCCATTAGAAAGCTTGCGTCGTGTGAAATCTGTGATTAACAATGCAAAAGTAGCAGTAGCTGGTGGTATTAAACCAGATACAATTAAAGAAGTTGCTGCTGAAAATCCAGACCTAATCATTGTAGGTGGTGGCATTGCGAATGCAGATGACCCTCGTGAAGCAGCAAAACAATGTCGTGAAGCGATTGAAGGGTGA
- the hxlB gene encoding 6-phospho-3-hexuloisomerase, protein MFNRNYQLILDELSQTLKQVDTEATDRFVKQILQADKVFVSGKGRSGFVANSFAMRLNQLGQQAYVVGETTTPSIKEGDCLIIVSGSGSTTHLQLLADKAVAVGAHVLLLSTVMDSPIGQLADTTVVLPASTKHRAEGSQQPLGSLFEQSAQVLLDSLVLDMQERLDISEETMQENHANLE, encoded by the coding sequence ATGTTTAATCGCAACTATCAATTAATATTGGATGAACTGTCACAAACATTGAAGCAAGTAGATACAGAAGCGACAGATCGTTTTGTAAAACAAATTTTGCAAGCAGATAAAGTTTTCGTATCGGGTAAAGGTCGCTCTGGCTTTGTAGCAAACAGCTTTGCGATGCGTTTGAATCAGCTAGGCCAACAAGCGTATGTAGTAGGCGAAACAACAACACCTTCAATTAAAGAAGGGGATTGCTTGATCATTGTATCTGGTTCAGGTTCAACAACGCATTTGCAATTGCTTGCAGATAAAGCCGTTGCAGTAGGTGCGCATGTCTTACTATTATCAACTGTAATGGACAGTCCAATTGGTCAATTAGCTGATACAACAGTTGTGTTACCGGCGAGTACGAAACATCGTGCAGAAGGTTCTCAACAACCACTAGGTAGTTTATTTGAACAGAGTGCACAAGTGTTATTAGATAGTCTTGTCTTAGATATGCAGGAACGGTTAGACATTAGCGAAGAAACCATGCAGGAAAATCATGCGAATTTAGAATAA